DNA from Planctomycetota bacterium:
CTGCCGCCGGATGATTGTCGCGGGGCTGGGGCCCAAGGACCGCTTCACTCCCGAGAAGCTCCGCCGCGCCGCGGCCGCCGCGGCCCAGCGGGCGCGGGCGCTGGATCTCGAGGAGATCTCCGTGACGCTCCCTCCCGGGGACGGCGCGGAAAACGCCCAGGCGGCGGTCGAGGGAATCGCCCTCGCCCTCTATGAATACAAGCGCTACAAGTCCCGCCCCAACGGCCCGGGCAAGCTCCGGACCGTCCGCGTGGACGGCGATCCGGAGGCGGTGCGCCGGGGCGAGGTCTACGCGCGCGCCACGACGCTCGCCCGCGATCTCGTCAACGAACCCCCGAGCGACTGCACCCCCCGCCGACTGGCCGAGGCGGCCCGCGGTGTGGCCCGTCGGGGCGTCCGGGTGAAGGTCTTCGACGAAAACCGGATCCGCCGGATGGGGATGGGAGGGCTCCTCGGCGTGGCCGCCGGCTCGGAGCAGCCGCCGCGCTTCGTCCATCTGAGCTGGCGCGCGCCGGGAGCGCGCCGCACGGTGGCGCTCGTGGGCAAGGGGATCACGTTCGACTCCGGCGGTCTCTGCCTGAAGCCTTCGGACGGCATGCTCCACATGAAGGACGACATGTCCGGCGCCGCGGCCGTGATCGCGGTCCTTTCGGCGCTGCCGGACCTGCGGCCCCGGGTCAATGTCCACGGCATCTTCGCGGCCACCGAGAACATGCCCGGAGGCGGCGCCTACAAGACGCGCGACGTCCTGCGGGCCATGAACGGGAAGACCATGGAGATCATCAACACGGACGCCGAGGGGCGCCTGATTCTGGCGGACGCGCTCTCCTACGCGTCACGCCTGAAGCCTCAGGCGATCGTGGACATCGCCACCCTCACGGGCGCGTGCGTGGTGGCCCTCGGCCCCGAGATCACCGGCATCTTCTCCAACGACGAGAAACTCCGCGACCGGCTGCTCGACTGCGCCCGGCGGCAGGGGGAGAAGATGTGGCCCCTGCCCCTCGAGGAAGAGTACTGGGAGATGATCAAGAGCGACGTCGCGGACATGAAAAACTCCGGCGGCCGATGGGGCGGCGCCATCACGGCCGCGCTCTTCCTCAAGGAGTTCGTCGACGAGGGGATCCCCTGGGCGCACCTCGACATCGCGGGGCCGTGCCTGGTGGAATCCGACAAGCCCTACCGCCCCGCGGGCGGCACGGGCGTCATGGTGCGGACGCTCCTGCGCTGGCTGGAGGAGCAGTAGCGAGCCTCCGGAAGAGTTCGAGATACCGCGGCACGGCGGCCGCCAGCGAAAAGTCCCGCTCGGCGCTCGCCCGGGCGCGCGCGCCCATCTCGCGCCGCAGCGCCGGCTCCTCCACAAGACGCCCCAGGCGCTCCTCCCACTGCGCCAGCGTCCCCGCGAGAAACCCGTTCTCTCCCTCGCGCAGATAGAGCCGGTTCGCCGCGACATCCGAGCCCACCACGGGCACCCCCGCCGCCATGTAGACCAGAACCTTCGTGGAGAGCTTCCCCCGCGTCCACGGGTCCTCCACGAGCGGCGCGATTCCCACGTCGAAGGAGCGCACCTCCGCCGTTTCGTCCGCCGGCGAATACGGCTTGTGCTCCACGCGCACGCCGGGAAGCCTGGGCGCCTCGTCGCAGACCACCTTCACCCGGAGTCCCTCGTGCCGGCGGCAGAGCCGCGCGAGCGGCCCCTGAAGCATCTCGAGCGCCGGAAGGTTCGCGGGGGTGCCCATCCACCCGATCGTAACCCCGCCTCCCTCCGGGGCCGTGCCGTCCCGCGGCGTCCACCGGGCAAGGTCGATGACGGGCGGAAAGACGTGTACCCGGTCCGGCGGCGCCCCCGCCCGCTCCGCCAGCCGCGCCAGATAGTCGTTCGTCGTGATCACGGCGTCGGCCTCCCGGACCGTCCGCCGGAAGCGACGCTCGCGCGTGGGCGACTCACGCACGACCCTCTCGGCATCCCGCTTGAGAGTGACGCCGTCGTCGAACTCGTAAACGAGCGCCCGCGCGTTCCGCCGCAGGCGATGCAGAAGCAGCTTCGGCAGGAGCCGCTTCTGAAGCACCACCACGTCGAATTCGGCCGCCTTCCGGGCCAGACCCAGACGGGCGAGCGTCCCGGACGGCCACTCCTCCACGGCGCAGGCGATCCCCGCCTTTTCGAAATGCGGCACGAACTGCAGAATCCGCCAGCGCGTGCTCGGGGCGTCCCGCTTCTGAGTCAGAAAGAGGAGCTTCACGCCCGGAAGTATCGCACAGGCGCGACGGGCCTTCAAGAAAGCGGTCGGCGCCCCCCCTGTAACGCCCGCTCATCGGCGGAACCTGCATATGCGGGCGAGCGTGCAGGCTCTACGCCGGGAGGATGAACGATGAGGCACACCGGTCTTCGGTTCGCGCTTCTGGGTGTGGTGGCGGTCCTGATGATGAACATGGCCGCCTCCGTCACGATCGTTCTCTGGTCCCCGCGACAGGTCAACCCCGCCTTCGTGGAGCCCGGCCGGACGTTTACCGCCGACGTTCAGGGACCCTCGTGGCTCTCCACCGGCGGATGGTCGGCCTCCCTGGCCAACGACCTGCGTTCCTGGAACTGCACGGTCACCTCCGCCGTGGCGGCGAAAATCAAGCACGGCACGCTCGACGGCTGGAAGCTGACGATCCGCGTCCCGTCCGACGTCCCTCCGGAACTCTTCAAGCTCACCGTCTCCCACTCCGCCGGCGCGAGCGCCTCCTGGAGCCACGCCGTCAGCGTGGTGCCCGACCTCGAGGCGCCCTTCTACATCCTGCACATGACCGACGAGCACGCGCGCGACCGGTACGCTTCCCAGGCCAGCGGCTACCGATCCGCGGAACTTGTGGGATGGGCGGCCCCCGTGGTCAACCTCATCAACCCCCGTTTCGTGCTCAACAGCGGTGACGACGTCCACGACTGGTGGAAGCTCAACCGGCCCGACCAGATCTCCTGGTACAAGGCCTCCAAGGCGAAATACCGCGTTCCCACGATCATCATTCCGGGAAACCACGACGTCGCCCCCATGAGCGACGCCGCCCACGCCACGACGACCCAGAAGTGGGACCGCGAGATGGGGTACCGCGGGTTCTCCGTCCGGATGGGGCCGTCCTTCTACCTCCTCGGGCACGACTATTACGACGGGTCCATGAGGACCTGGGCGTCCGAGGAATGGAACCGCAGTTTCTCGGATTCGGCCATCGCGTTCCGGGTGCTCACCCAGCACTACACGGACGCCTACGCGCTCCGGCCGGGCTCGGGGCGCTATCCCCATCTGATGCTCGTGGGACACCTTCACTACAACGACGTGGTCCAGACCACTCCTTATCCGCTTCTCATCACGACGACCGCCGCCGATTACGCCAAGTGCGGCTTCCTCGAGTTCCGCCGGACCTCGACGGGAGGGTGGTACTGCCCCTCGGTCAGCACTCATGAGAACGCCGGCAACCAGATCGCCCTCGTCGGCGACTGGGGCTCGCCCCGCATCACCACCTCCTGGGCCAAGCCCAACGACGGCACCTCCTCCACCAACAGCGTCTCGATCACCAACCGTATCGGAAGGGACTTCTACGACGGGCGTGTCCGATTCCTGCTGCCGGCGGGAGAGTACGCCGTCAAGGGTGGCCAGAAGCTGGCCCAGTATTCCTACTCGAACGGATCCAAGACCGCCGTCGTGGTGAAGGTCAACATCGCCCGCAACGCCACGACCACCGTCTCGGTCTCCCCCTCGAGCGAGCCGGTCGCCCCCGTGACGCGCTTCTTCCAGAACGGGCTCTACCCCTCTTCCAGCTACGCCGGCACCCGCGACACCTACATCTCCGCCTCCAACACGACGACGAACTACGGCGCCTCCACGGCGCTCCTCGTGGACGGAGACGACCCGAACGGCACCGGCCGCGACAAGGCGATCCTCATCAAGTGGGACCTGTCGTCCATTCCGCCGGGAAGCCGCGTGCAGTCCGCGTCCATCACCTTCGACGTCCTGAACCCCAGCTCGCAATCGTACGAGATCTACCGGGCCGGGAAACCATGGGTGGAGGGAGAGGCCACCTGGAACGTGTACCGGACCGGATCTTCCTGGGAGGTTCCGGGCGCCAAGGGGTCGGGCGACCGCGGCACGACCGTCCGCGGCAAGCTGACCGGGACTTCGACGGGGCTGCAGACGATGGCGCTCAACGCCGACGGCGTCGCCCTGATTCAGCAGTGGGTGGACAACCCCTCGTCCAACTTCGGCTTCATCATCGCCAACGCTTCCAACACGGACGGAATCGACCTCTCCTCCCGCGAGATCGGAACGGCGTCACGCCGGCCGAAGCTCGCGGTGACCTATGTTCCCGCGTCCACGACCACGGCCAAGGAATCCGACGTCGTGGAGTCGGAGGACCCCGTGGAGCCCGATCCCACGTCCCCCGAGGTCCTCGCGGAAACCCCCGAGCCTTCGGAACCCCTCCGCCTCGAGGACGCCCCGCCCCCCGCGCCGGCCTCGCCGGACGACTTCGGCGCCCCCGTCGACGGCGGAGATTTCGCGGCCGAGGACAGCGACCGGCCCGCCTGCGGCGCCACGGGAATCGAGGCGCTCATCGTCCTGGCGGCGCTCCTCCTGAGGCGGAGAAAGCCGTGAGAGTCGCGCTCGCGGCGGCCGCGCTCCTGACCGCCGCCCTTCCGGCCCGGGCGCACGACGACGGCGCGACGTCCCACGACGTGCGCGTCGGATCCCGGGAGATCGTCTGGACGGTGGACGCGGGCGTTCTGGAGCTCGCCCGCGTCGTGCGGATCGAGGGGTTCACCCCGCGGCTGACGGAGCTCCGCGAAGAGCGCCTCCGCGCGGCCGCCGCCGAAATCGGAGAGTACCTGCGGGCCGGGCTTCGCCTCCGGGTCAACGGGCGCGACGCCCTCCTGGAAACGGGCCCGCTGGAGCCCGTTTACGAGGCGCTGCCCCCGACGGACCTGCGCCTCCTCGGTCGCGTCCGCCAGCAGTTCCGCTTCCGCTCGGACGAGGAAATCCGCCGGATCGAGCTGGGCACGGACCTTTTCACGGCGATCGTTCCCTCCCCCACCGCGATGTTCACGATCCGGTGGGACGGCAAGGAACGGCAGGAAGTCGTATTCGCCCCGGCCGAACTGCGGTATCGCGCGGAAACCTTCGATCCGCGCTGGTGGGTGGGGGCGCTCCAGTTCGTGCGCTGGGGCGTCCATCACATCTTCATCGGCTACGACCACATGGCGTTCCTTCTCGCCCTTCTTTTGGGTACGACGCGCTTCAAGGATCTCCTCAAGATCGTCACCTCCTTCACCGCGGCGCACAGCCTGACGCTTCTTCTTTCCGCCCTGGACGTCGTGCGCGTCCCGGGACGCCTTACCGAGGCGCTCATCGCCGCCTCCATCGTCTACGTGGCGATCGAGAACTTCTTCGTCTCCGACGGCCGCCGGCGCTGGCTTCTGACCTTCGGCTTCGGCCTCGTCCACGGCCTGGGATTTTCCACGAACCTGAAGGAACTCCTGACCGACCGCGTCGTGGTGCCCGTCCTCTCGTTCAACCTGGGAGTGGAGCTCGGCCAGGTGGCGATCCTCGCGGCGACCTTTCCGGCGCTCGCTTGGCTCCGCCGGACGTCCACCCCCGATCGCGCCGCTCCTCTTCAGCGCCGGCTGGCGTGGGCGGGGTCCGTTCCGCTTCTCCTTCTCGGACTGGGCTGGCTGGTCGAACGAGCGGTCGGACTGGAATTCATGCCGCTCTGACCGCGGCTACGGCAGATTCCAGAGCGTGTAGTACGCGACCGGGTGCAGAACGGCCCGGCCGCCGCGGGAACGCACGCCCCGCAGGGTCAGCTCGTGAACGTGGCCGATCTGGAGCCCCTCCACCGACAGGTGCACGCGCCGACCCTCCTCGAGGACGCGCGCCTCGCGGATCCGGGGCGTGGTGGCGTCCACCTCGGGGCTTCCGTACGCGCTCTGATAGATGTAGGTGTACGTCTTCAACCCATAGGAAGCGGGGTTGCCGGCCGCGGAGGGATCGACCGGCTCCGTGAACACGAGCTCGAATCCGTCGGGCCGGACCCGCATCTCGAGAACCTCGAAGGGAGTCTTGCCCGTCCAGGTGACCCGATCGAGCGCGTAAGGCTTGGGTCCCCGCGAACCCCACCCGCGGTTGGTTCCCCCGACAAAGAGCGTCCCCTCGGCGGTCAGTACCATGGGAACGTTGCCGGATCCGAAGCCGCTCCGGAAGGGAAAGCACGCTCCCTGGTAGCGTCCCTTCACCTTCTCCAGGAAGACGCGGTTGACCACGCTATGGGACTGGTCGGAAACGAAAAGCTGCCCGGCGAAGGGGCCGAACTTGCCGCCCGTCTCGTCGCAGACGATGCCGCTGGCGGAATTGCCGACTTTGCCGTGAGGAAGAAGAACCGCCGGCGGCTCGTACTGCGGGATCCGGGCGGCTTCCACATGAAAGCGGCTTCCGCTTTTGGGATCGGGCGGCCGCGGTCCCATGTTGGGCGCCAGAGGGTACCACTTATTTCCCTCGGGATGGCCCACGAACGCGCCGGGCTTGAGCCATTTGAGGGAACTGGTGCCGTTCCACGGTCCCTGATTGTCGCAGTAGAACATGTCTCCTTCGGCGTTCATGCCGATCCCGCCGGGGGACCGGATGCCGCTGGTCGTGGGAATCATCTTCCCCTCGGGCGTGATCCGCACGCACCATCCGCGGAAAGGCACGTCGCTCGTGAAGGACCCCGTCAGGCAGAGCACGACCCACAGGTTGCCCTCCCGGTCGAATTTGGAACAGAACGCGTACTCGTGGTAGTCCCCGGAGATGGCCCACTCGTCGCAAAAGGTTTCGAAGCGATCCGCGCGGCCGTCCCCGTCCGTGTCCCGCAGGCGCGTCACTTCCCCCCGCTGCATGGCGTAGAACCAGCCGTCCCGCCAGGCCAGCCCCAGCACCTCGTGAAGTCCGGAGGCGAAAAGCGTAAACTTGGCCCGCACCGGCGGCGTTTCGAGGACGTTTTCGACCTTCCAGATCTCGCCCCGCCGGGTCGACACGTAAAGCGCTTTCTCTTCGGGCCGCCACTCCAGGCCGCCCGCCTCGAGCACGATCCCGTCCGGAATGGGAATGGGGACAAGGGCGTAGAATTCGTCTTCCGGCGAGGTTTTCCCGGCGGACTGCGGCGCCGCCGCCCATGCCGGACCCGCGAGGAGGACGGTCAGGATCGAAGCGAGGATCTTACCACTCATAGCGCTGCACCAGGACGGCCTTCTTTCCGGAAAATCTCACGGGAACGCGCAGCTCCATACCGGAGGCATGCGTCGCCACCACCGGTTCGAGGCCTTCGGGCTTTTCGAAGCGCACGGTGAGGCCCTCCGGGGTCCGGAACGCTCCGTCCGCCGTCCTCTCGATCTTGCGGGCGGCCAGCGCCCGATACCAGAGGTTGGCCGGAGGAGCCTCCGCTTCCAGCGTAAACGTCCGTCGGAAGCCGGGACGCCGTTCGTCCGCGACCGCTTCCGGGAAATCCCGCACCCGCACCGCGCCGTACGCGTAGAGGAACGCCGGTCGCCGCCGCGCGTCAAGCTCGTATCCGAGGAAGCGGTACCCGGGCGCCTTCTCCCAGGCGTGCCTGGGCGCCGCCGGCCAGGGCGAACGCGCCGGGTCTTCCGGCTCGGCGAAGGGCGGTCCGTCCGCGAGCGCCACGACGTCGTCCCCGGCGGGCGACTGGAATCCGGGCCCGCGATCGACCCAGTGCTTGGAGGCGTCGATGAAATCCCCGCGCCAGAGGAGAGCCAGCCGCAGGTGGTTCGCATCGAAGGCGAGATGGGCGTGCTCCGGATACCCGACCGCGATCGCGCGAGGCCCGGCGCCCTGGATGAAGTTCCGGTAGATGATCGGCTCAGCCTGGGGGACAAGGAGAATCGGCTGCGGCCCCAGCCCCGCCGGAGGGCGCGCCTGCGGGCCGTCCGCCAGGTATTGCCAGAGCGCCTCGATCTGCAGACTCGCGTCCCCGTCGAGGACGGTCTTAAGAACGCTCTTTCCTTCGGGCCAGAAGGTCGGCATCCGCGTTCCCGGCCGGAGGCTGTTGGGATCGCGAAGATACCGATGGAACCAGTCCCGCCGAAGCCGGCGCGCCATCACGGTGAGGTCCATCCCGGGAACGCCCAGAGATTTCTGCCCGTTCCACGTGTGGCAGCTCACGCACGAAAGACCTTTGGTGCCGGCCAGCTGCCGGCCGGACTTTACAAGGTCGGCGTTCCGGGGGGGCGCGGGAGATTCCGAACCCTCGAGATCGGCCTTCTCGAAGTCCTCGACGAGAGACCCCACGTTGTCCCCTCCGAAGACGGGCATCCGGGCGAGCATGTAGGGTCTCACCTTGGTGCCGTTCGCCAGTACTTCGCGCATCCATTGAGGCCGCAGCTTGGCTCCCACTCCGGTAAGGTGCGGCGGGAGGCGCCCTTCGTCCCCGATCGTCGGGTCGGTCACCCGGAAAAGATCCTCCACCGTTTCCACCGGCCCGCCCCGGCCGTTCCGCGCGTGGCAGGCGTAGCAGTTGAAGGCCGCCAGGACGCGCTCCACCCGCCGCGCCGCCGCCGGAGGCGTCGCCGCCGGAGGCGCCTCCAGGGCCGCCCGGATCGCCGCGCGCTGACGGGACGACAGCGGATAGGCGGGCGCCCCGGCGGGCGGCCGCTCGGCAAGGCAACCTCCCGTTTTTCCCCGGAGCCCGAGCAGGGGACGCGCCGCGACCGGCCGGTCTCCCCGTTCGGCCTCATGGCACGAAACGCAGCGCCGCAGGAAGATCTCGCGCCCCCGTCGCGCCTGCGCGGGATCCGGCTGAAACTCATCGCGGCGCGGATCCGGGCGGGCGCGCTCGGGCGCCTGGCCGGACGGCGGCACGTGGCTGAGCGCTCCGGAGGAAATCGGCTGTTTTGAAAATCCCGGCCCTTCCCAATGAACCTCGAGGCTTTCCTCCCCCGCCGCTTCGAACCATTCGACGGTGAGGGCATGTTTGCCCTTCCGCAGCGCGACCGCCCCGGACGCCTCCACGGCCGGATGCGTTCCATCGTTGTCCACGACCAGGATGCGTCCGACGCGCAGGCGGCTGCCGTCGTCGGAGGTCGTGGAGAAGGTGTACATTCCGTCTTTCGGAACCTCGATGTATCCGCGGAACCGTACCCCGACATGATCGTCGCGGCGCAGCAGCGGTTTGAGGCTGAAATCCCGGGCGACGCCCGAAGCGGCGGGCTTCAGAGCATCGAAATCGGGCAGTTTTCCCCACGACCCTTCGAAGTACTCGAACACCACCCCCGG
Protein-coding regions in this window:
- a CDS encoding leucyl aminopeptidase, with amino-acid sequence MKFVAGSPRGETWVRFAFEGALDDFRQAARDNNFSGKEREVLVHYPGKPCRRMIVAGLGPKDRFTPEKLRRAAAAAAQRARALDLEEISVTLPPGDGAENAQAAVEGIALALYEYKRYKSRPNGPGKLRTVRVDGDPEAVRRGEVYARATTLARDLVNEPPSDCTPRRLAEAARGVARRGVRVKVFDENRIRRMGMGGLLGVAAGSEQPPRFVHLSWRAPGARRTVALVGKGITFDSGGLCLKPSDGMLHMKDDMSGAAAVIAVLSALPDLRPRVNVHGIFAATENMPGGGAYKTRDVLRAMNGKTMEIINTDAEGRLILADALSYASRLKPQAIVDIATLTGACVVALGPEITGIFSNDEKLRDRLLDCARRQGEKMWPLPLEEEYWEMIKSDVADMKNSGGRWGGAITAALFLKEFVDEGIPWAHLDIAGPCLVESDKPYRPAGGTGVMVRTLLRWLEEQ
- a CDS encoding glycosyltransferase family 4 protein, whose product is MKLLFLTQKRDAPSTRWRILQFVPHFEKAGIACAVEEWPSGTLARLGLARKAAEFDVVVLQKRLLPKLLLHRLRRNARALVYEFDDGVTLKRDAERVVRESPTRERRFRRTVREADAVITTNDYLARLAERAGAPPDRVHVFPPVIDLARWTPRDGTAPEGGGVTIGWMGTPANLPALEMLQGPLARLCRRHEGLRVKVVCDEAPRLPGVRVEHKPYSPADETAEVRSFDVGIAPLVEDPWTRGKLSTKVLVYMAAGVPVVGSDVAANRLYLREGENGFLAGTLAQWEERLGRLVEEPALRREMGARARASAERDFSLAAAVPRYLELFRRLATAPPASAGASAP
- a CDS encoding DNRLRE domain-containing protein, which produces MRHTGLRFALLGVVAVLMMNMAASVTIVLWSPRQVNPAFVEPGRTFTADVQGPSWLSTGGWSASLANDLRSWNCTVTSAVAAKIKHGTLDGWKLTIRVPSDVPPELFKLTVSHSAGASASWSHAVSVVPDLEAPFYILHMTDEHARDRYASQASGYRSAELVGWAAPVVNLINPRFVLNSGDDVHDWWKLNRPDQISWYKASKAKYRVPTIIIPGNHDVAPMSDAAHATTTQKWDREMGYRGFSVRMGPSFYLLGHDYYDGSMRTWASEEWNRSFSDSAIAFRVLTQHYTDAYALRPGSGRYPHLMLVGHLHYNDVVQTTPYPLLITTTAADYAKCGFLEFRRTSTGGWYCPSVSTHENAGNQIALVGDWGSPRITTSWAKPNDGTSSTNSVSITNRIGRDFYDGRVRFLLPAGEYAVKGGQKLAQYSYSNGSKTAVVVKVNIARNATTTVSVSPSSEPVAPVTRFFQNGLYPSSSYAGTRDTYISASNTTTNYGASTALLVDGDDPNGTGRDKAILIKWDLSSIPPGSRVQSASITFDVLNPSSQSYEIYRAGKPWVEGEATWNVYRTGSSWEVPGAKGSGDRGTTVRGKLTGTSTGLQTMALNADGVALIQQWVDNPSSNFGFIIANASNTDGIDLSSREIGTASRRPKLAVTYVPASTTTAKESDVVESEDPVEPDPTSPEVLAETPEPSEPLRLEDAPPPAPASPDDFGAPVDGGDFAAEDSDRPACGATGIEALIVLAALLLRRRKP
- a CDS encoding HupE/UreJ family protein codes for the protein MRVALAAAALLTAALPARAHDDGATSHDVRVGSREIVWTVDAGVLELARVVRIEGFTPRLTELREERLRAAAAEIGEYLRAGLRLRVNGRDALLETGPLEPVYEALPPTDLRLLGRVRQQFRFRSDEEIRRIELGTDLFTAIVPSPTAMFTIRWDGKERQEVVFAPAELRYRAETFDPRWWVGALQFVRWGVHHIFIGYDHMAFLLALLLGTTRFKDLLKIVTSFTAAHSLTLLLSALDVVRVPGRLTEALIAASIVYVAIENFFVSDGRRRWLLTFGFGLVHGLGFSTNLKELLTDRVVVPVLSFNLGVELGQVAILAATFPALAWLRRTSTPDRAAPLQRRLAWAGSVPLLLLGLGWLVERAVGLEFMPL
- a CDS encoding PA14 domain-containing protein is translated as MVYAFTVALALVLSQDAPPSDGAPVIPAFERFGEADPVEGGRLLLGELGCTSCHPSEGADPVASRRGPVLTDAARKFRAEWLRAWLQAPSRVKPGTPMPAAVRDPSEIEPLVHYLLSLRSDAPPAESTGSPAKARELYEQVGCAACHGPFERKGDAGPFVPLGDLRAKYTSAGPLAQFLQDPLRTRPSGRMPRMNLSASEAGALALHFVGGRPRDPDDPDGAQPGVVFEYFEGSWGKLPDFDALKPAASGVARDFSLKPLLRRDDHVGVRFRGYIEVPKDGMYTFSTTSDDGSRLRVGRILVVDNDGTHPAVEASGAVALRKGKHALTVEWFEAAGEESLEVHWEGPGFSKQPISSGALSHVPPSGQAPERARPDPRRDEFQPDPAQARRGREIFLRRCVSCHEAERGDRPVAARPLLGLRGKTGGCLAERPPAGAPAYPLSSRQRAAIRAALEAPPAATPPAAARRVERVLAAFNCYACHARNGRGGPVETVEDLFRVTDPTIGDEGRLPPHLTGVGAKLRPQWMREVLANGTKVRPYMLARMPVFGGDNVGSLVEDFEKADLEGSESPAPPRNADLVKSGRQLAGTKGLSCVSCHTWNGQKSLGVPGMDLTVMARRLRRDWFHRYLRDPNSLRPGTRMPTFWPEGKSVLKTVLDGDASLQIEALWQYLADGPQARPPAGLGPQPILLVPQAEPIIYRNFIQGAGPRAIAVGYPEHAHLAFDANHLRLALLWRGDFIDASKHWVDRGPGFQSPAGDDVVALADGPPFAEPEDPARSPWPAAPRHAWEKAPGYRFLGYELDARRRPAFLYAYGAVRVRDFPEAVADERRPGFRRTFTLEAEAPPANLWYRALAARKIERTADGAFRTPEGLTVRFEKPEGLEPVVATHASGMELRVPVRFSGKKAVLVQRYEW